In a single window of the Nocardiopsis composta genome:
- a CDS encoding cold-shock protein: protein MTTGTVKWFSAEKGFGFIEQDGGGADVFAHYSNIQSSGYRELAEGQAVRFESVQGPKGLQAENITLA, encoded by the coding sequence ATGACGACCGGTACGGTCAAGTGGTTCAGTGCGGAAAAGGGCTTCGGCTTCATCGAGCAGGACGGCGGCGGCGCCGACGTCTTCGCGCACTACTCCAACATCCAGTCTTCCGGATACCGCGAGCTGGCCGAGGGCCAGGCGGTCCGATTCGAGTCCGTCCAGGGCCCCAAGGGTCTGCAGGCCGAGAACATCACTCTGGCCTAG
- a CDS encoding DEAD/DEAH box helicase, protein MTPALPPVASFQELDLPAPLLNTLARQGLSTPSAIQAATLPDSLTGRDVLGRSQTGSGKTLAFGLPLLARLRGGSARSRHPRALVLAPTRELAQQVTDSLAPYARSVGVRLATVVGGMSLSRQARSLHQGVELVVATPGRLRDLIERGDCMLDEVGAAVLDEADQMCDMGFMPQVTAILRQIPADGQRMLFSATLDRNVDALVRRFLQDPVVHSVDPSAGAVTTMEHHLLQVSAGDKKATATRIAARDGQVIMFLDTKRAVDAMVEHLLANGVRAGRLHGGRSQPQRTRTLRQFKEGEVTALVATNVAARGIHVGGLDLVVNIDPPADHKDYLHRGGRTARAGESGSVVTLVLPHQNREMSRMMDHARIDAKVTQVRPDDAELARLTGARTPSGVPVRMPAADAASPAPRAARGRRRPRR, encoded by the coding sequence ATGACCCCGGCGCTGCCCCCGGTCGCCTCCTTCCAGGAGCTCGACCTTCCGGCGCCGCTTCTGAACACGCTCGCCCGCCAGGGCCTGAGCACCCCGTCGGCCATCCAGGCCGCGACCCTGCCGGACTCGCTCACCGGGCGGGACGTCCTGGGCCGCAGCCAGACCGGGTCCGGCAAGACGCTGGCCTTCGGCCTGCCGCTGCTCGCCCGGCTCCGCGGCGGAAGCGCCCGGTCCCGGCACCCCCGCGCACTGGTCCTCGCCCCCACCCGCGAACTGGCCCAGCAGGTGACCGACTCCCTGGCGCCCTACGCGCGCTCGGTCGGGGTCCGCCTGGCCACCGTGGTCGGCGGCATGTCGCTGTCCCGCCAGGCCCGCTCCCTGCACCAGGGGGTCGAGCTGGTCGTGGCCACCCCGGGGCGGCTGCGCGACCTGATCGAGCGCGGCGACTGCATGCTGGACGAGGTGGGCGCCGCCGTCCTCGACGAGGCCGACCAGATGTGCGATATGGGCTTCATGCCGCAGGTCACCGCGATCCTCCGGCAGATTCCCGCCGACGGCCAGCGGATGCTCTTCTCCGCCACCCTGGACCGCAACGTCGACGCCCTGGTGCGCCGCTTCCTCCAGGACCCGGTCGTGCACTCGGTGGACCCCTCCGCCGGCGCCGTCACCACCATGGAGCACCACCTGCTCCAGGTGTCCGCCGGGGACAAGAAGGCGACCGCGACCCGGATCGCGGCCCGCGACGGCCAGGTGATCATGTTCCTGGACACCAAGCGCGCGGTGGACGCGATGGTCGAGCACCTGCTCGCCAACGGCGTCCGCGCCGGCAGGCTGCACGGCGGCCGCTCGCAGCCGCAGCGCACCCGCACCCTCCGCCAGTTCAAGGAGGGCGAGGTCACCGCGCTGGTCGCGACGAACGTGGCGGCCCGGGGGATCCACGTGGGCGGCCTCGACCTGGTGGTCAACATCGACCCGCCCGCCGATCACAAGGACTACCTGCACCGCGGCGGCCGCACCGCCAGGGCCGGCGAATCGGGCAGCGTGGTCACCCTCGTACTGCCCCACCAGAACCGCGAGATGTCCCGGATGATGGACCACGCCCGCATCGACGCCAAGGTCACGCAGGTACGGCCGGACGACGCCGAGCTGGCCCGGCTCACCGGCGCCCGCACCCCCTCGGGGGTTCCGGTCCGCATGCCCGCCGCCGACGCCGCCTCCCCGGCGCCCAGGGCGGCCCGCGGACGGCGCCGCCCCCGCCGCTAG
- a CDS encoding peptidoglycan-binding domain-containing protein, which translates to MVNRNRIALLVATGAAAAALGFAGAPAALADGPDTPRTTVVEIEALEWPEFREGESAWQIASAQYLLKAYGYYDGEATGDFDGATADAVRAYQEAKDLPDSGALDAETWNDLRNDFGEVGPGATGDRVRAVQHALVHGYGYDLDVDGNYGSGTAAAVTEFQTVQEIDADGYTGPITFRALITGGV; encoded by the coding sequence ATGGTGAACCGGAACAGGATCGCGCTTCTCGTCGCCACCGGCGCCGCTGCGGCCGCACTCGGCTTCGCCGGGGCCCCCGCCGCCCTGGCCGACGGCCCGGACACCCCCCGGACGACGGTCGTGGAAATCGAGGCCCTGGAATGGCCGGAGTTCCGGGAGGGCGAGAGCGCCTGGCAGATCGCGTCCGCGCAGTACCTGCTCAAGGCGTACGGCTACTACGACGGCGAGGCCACCGGGGACTTCGACGGGGCGACCGCCGACGCCGTCCGCGCCTACCAGGAGGCCAAGGACCTGCCCGACAGCGGCGCCCTGGACGCCGAGACCTGGAACGACCTGCGCAACGACTTCGGCGAGGTCGGCCCGGGCGCCACCGGCGACCGGGTCAGGGCGGTGCAGCACGCCCTGGTCCACGGCTACGGCTACGACCTGGACGTCGACGGCAACTACGGCTCCGGCACCGCGGCCGCGGTCACCGAGTTCCAGACCGTCCAGGAGATCGACGCCGACGGCTACACCGGCCCGATCACCTTCCGCGCCCTGATCACCGGCGGGGTCTGA
- a CDS encoding AraC family transcriptional regulator — translation MRNVPVAEVDGIDRAVLAIGTDYPPDHLLPFHRHRRAQFLYGATGVMRVETADGTWTVPTRRAVLIPAGTEHRVAMAGVSTRSLYIEPAAAPWFPERCRVVDVSPLLRELVLAAVDIEPRYPAHGRDADLVSLILHELARLAPLPLDLPLPRDAALRGLCEAFLDAPDVHAPPARWAAALHMSERSLNRLFHAETGMGYAQWRRRACALHALRLLGGGMSVTRTAAALGYQNPAAFTTMFRRLLGAAPTRYLPGAESGAG, via the coding sequence GTGCGCAACGTGCCGGTCGCCGAGGTGGACGGGATCGACCGCGCCGTCCTCGCGATCGGCACCGACTACCCGCCCGACCACCTGCTGCCGTTCCACCGGCACCGCCGGGCGCAGTTCCTCTACGGGGCCACCGGCGTCATGCGGGTGGAGACCGCCGACGGCACCTGGACCGTGCCCACCCGGCGCGCCGTGCTGATCCCGGCCGGCACCGAGCACCGGGTCGCGATGGCCGGCGTCAGCACCCGCAGCCTCTACATCGAGCCCGCCGCGGCGCCCTGGTTCCCGGAGCGCTGCCGGGTCGTCGACGTCTCGCCGCTCCTGCGCGAACTGGTCCTGGCCGCGGTGGACATCGAACCCCGCTACCCCGCGCACGGCCGCGACGCCGACCTGGTCTCGCTGATCCTGCACGAGCTCGCCCGGCTCGCCCCGCTCCCGCTGGACCTGCCGCTGCCGCGCGACGCGGCGCTGCGCGGCCTGTGCGAGGCCTTCCTGGACGCCCCCGACGTGCACGCCCCGCCCGCGCGCTGGGCGGCCGCGCTGCACATGAGCGAGCGCAGCCTGAACCGGCTCTTCCACGCCGAGACCGGCATGGGCTACGCCCAGTGGCGGCGGCGGGCCTGCGCCCTGCACGCGCTGCGCCTGCTGGGCGGCGGGATGAGCGTCACCCGCACCGCGGCGGCGCTCGGCTACCAGAACCCGGCGGCCTTCACCACCATGTTCCGCCGCCTCCTCGGCGCCGCCCCCACCCGCTACCTCCCAGGGGCGGAGTCCGGGGCGGGATGA
- a CDS encoding FAD-dependent oxidoreductase, with amino-acid sequence MTERTTCAIVGGGPAGMVLGLLLARGGVDVTVLEKHSDFLRDFRGDTVHPTTLRLLDELGLGERFAGLPQSRIDEIAFPAPDGGRLVFVDFKRLRTPFRHIAMVPQWDLLDLLAGAAAEEPSFTLRMDAEATGVLREGGEVVGVRYRDRRGGGEHELHAALTVAADGRHSAVRTAAGTAPREAPVPFDAWWLRLPRRPEDDLSALLPNAGRGRLAVAIPREGYFQIAYFGPKGGDARLRAAGVERFRERLADCLPQLADRVGELASMDDVKHLDVRLDRLRRWHAPGLLFIGDAAHAMSPVGGVGINLAVQDAVAAARILAGPLRRGRVSPRDLARVRRRRLPPTLLLQGLQRLMHRGVITPVLTGRRSGPPAAVAWLIRRAPWLSAIPAYLIGAGVRAEPTPAFARRRPAAPR; translated from the coding sequence ATGACCGAGCGGACGACCTGCGCGATCGTCGGCGGCGGGCCGGCCGGGATGGTGCTCGGGCTGCTGCTGGCCCGGGGCGGCGTGGACGTCACCGTGCTGGAGAAGCACTCGGACTTTCTGCGCGACTTCCGCGGCGACACCGTGCACCCGACCACCCTGCGGCTACTGGACGAGCTCGGCCTCGGCGAGCGCTTCGCCGGACTGCCGCAGAGCAGGATCGATGAGATCGCCTTCCCCGCTCCCGACGGCGGGCGGCTGGTCTTCGTCGACTTCAAGCGGCTGCGCACCCCGTTCCGCCACATCGCGATGGTGCCGCAGTGGGACCTGCTCGACCTGCTGGCCGGCGCGGCGGCCGAGGAGCCGTCCTTCACGCTGCGGATGGACGCCGAGGCGACCGGGGTGCTCCGGGAGGGCGGCGAGGTGGTCGGCGTCCGGTACCGGGACCGCCGGGGCGGCGGCGAGCACGAGCTGCACGCCGCCCTGACGGTGGCCGCGGACGGGCGGCACTCTGCGGTGCGCACCGCGGCCGGGACGGCGCCGCGGGAGGCCCCGGTGCCCTTCGACGCCTGGTGGCTGCGGCTGCCGCGGAGGCCGGAGGACGACCTCTCGGCGCTGCTGCCCAACGCCGGGCGGGGCCGGCTGGCGGTGGCGATCCCGCGCGAGGGCTACTTCCAGATCGCCTACTTCGGCCCCAAGGGCGGCGACGCACGGCTGCGCGCGGCCGGGGTCGAGAGGTTCCGCGAGCGGCTGGCGGACTGCCTGCCGCAGCTCGCCGACCGGGTCGGCGAACTCGCGTCGATGGACGACGTCAAGCACCTGGACGTCCGGCTGGACCGGTTGCGCCGCTGGCACGCCCCCGGCCTGCTGTTCATCGGGGACGCCGCGCACGCCATGTCTCCGGTGGGCGGGGTCGGGATCAACCTGGCCGTGCAGGACGCGGTCGCCGCCGCGCGCATCCTCGCCGGGCCGCTGCGCCGCGGCCGGGTCTCCCCGCGCGACCTGGCCCGGGTGCGCCGCCGCCGGCTGCCGCCCACGCTCCTGCTCCAGGGTCTGCAGCGGCTGATGCACCGGGGCGTGATCACCCCCGTGCTCACGGGGCGGCGCTCCGGCCCGCCCGCGGCGGTCGCCTGGCTGATCCGGCGGGCGCCCTGGCTGTCGGCGATCCCCGCCTACCTGATCGGCGCCGGAGTGCGCGCCGAACCCACCCCGGCCTTCGCGCGGCGCCGTCCGGCGGCGCCGCGCTGA
- a CDS encoding acyl-CoA synthetase: protein MLLGEPTGVRSDLPAVRVGEDALDREGLWEAASAVAARLGGASAVAVHGEASLHTVVAVVGGLLAGVPVVPVPADAGTAERRHILRDSGAELWIGPDLDEVGLPRLPVDPAERAPVRSGAEPEPGATALIMYTSGTTGSPKGVLIPRRAVAACLDGLAEAWAWTSRDVLVHGLPLFHVHGLVLGMLGALRTGSPLIHTVRPRPAAYAAAAEAGGTLFFGVPTVWSRIAADPAALRPLSSARLLVSGSAALPEGVARTVREATGRYLVERYGMTETLITLAARADEPPLTGWVGRPIAGVQARIRGERGEEVPADGQSIGHLQMRGATLFDGYLGLPEETAKAWTADGWFSTGDAAVADAEGRYRIVGRTSVDLIKSGGYRVGAGEVEAALLDHPAVREAAVVGEPDDDLGQRIVAYLVGEGIDEKDVIDFVAARLSVHKRPREIRVVEGLPRNAMGKVQKKSLL, encoded by the coding sequence ATGCTGCTCGGAGAGCCGACCGGAGTACGGAGCGACCTTCCCGCGGTGCGGGTGGGTGAGGACGCCCTCGACCGGGAGGGACTGTGGGAGGCGGCGTCCGCGGTGGCCGCGCGGCTCGGCGGCGCCTCCGCGGTGGCGGTGCACGGGGAGGCGTCGCTGCACACGGTCGTCGCGGTCGTCGGCGGCCTGCTGGCGGGGGTGCCGGTGGTGCCGGTGCCGGCCGACGCGGGCACCGCGGAGCGGCGGCACATCCTGCGCGACTCCGGGGCGGAGCTGTGGATCGGCCCCGACCTGGACGAGGTGGGCCTCCCTCGGCTGCCGGTGGACCCGGCCGAGCGCGCCCCGGTGCGCTCCGGCGCCGAACCGGAGCCCGGCGCCACCGCGCTGATCATGTACACCTCCGGTACGACCGGGTCGCCCAAGGGCGTGCTGATCCCGCGGCGGGCCGTGGCGGCCTGCCTGGACGGCCTGGCCGAGGCCTGGGCGTGGACCTCCCGGGACGTGCTGGTGCACGGGCTCCCGCTGTTCCACGTGCACGGCCTGGTCCTGGGCATGCTGGGCGCGCTGCGCACCGGCAGCCCGCTGATCCACACCGTCCGCCCCCGGCCCGCGGCCTACGCCGCCGCGGCCGAGGCCGGCGGGACGCTGTTCTTCGGGGTGCCGACGGTGTGGTCGCGGATCGCCGCGGACCCGGCGGCGCTGCGCCCGCTCTCCTCGGCCCGGCTGCTGGTCTCCGGCAGTGCGGCGCTGCCCGAGGGCGTCGCCCGCACGGTCCGCGAGGCCACCGGCCGCTACCTGGTCGAGCGGTACGGCATGACCGAGACGCTGATCACCCTGGCGGCCCGCGCCGACGAGCCGCCGCTGACCGGCTGGGTGGGCCGCCCGATCGCCGGCGTCCAGGCGCGGATCCGCGGCGAGCGGGGCGAGGAGGTCCCGGCCGACGGGCAGAGCATCGGCCACCTGCAGATGCGCGGCGCCACCCTGTTCGACGGCTACCTCGGACTGCCCGAGGAGACCGCGAAGGCCTGGACCGCCGACGGCTGGTTCAGCACCGGCGACGCGGCCGTGGCCGACGCCGAGGGCCGGTACCGCATCGTCGGCCGCACCTCGGTGGACCTGATCAAGAGCGGCGGCTACCGGGTCGGCGCCGGGGAGGTGGAGGCCGCCCTGCTGGACCACCCCGCGGTGCGCGAGGCGGCCGTGGTCGGCGAGCCCGACGACGACCTCGGCCAGCGCATCGTCGCCTACCTGGTCGGCGAGGGCATCGACGAGAAGGACGTGATCGACTTCGTCGCCGCCCGGCTGTCGGTGCACAAGCGCCCGCGCGAGATCCGCGTGGTGGAGGGGCTGCCCCGCAACGCGATGGGCAAGGTGCAGAAGAAGTCCCTGCTCTGA
- a CDS encoding MarR family transcriptional regulator translates to MPAREVRMRGEERERLAEDLLDVWRAVPSDVVAALQGAEGTGLSMREFAALYLLAEIGRPTQRELAERIGRSDSAASRLVDRLARRGLVRREDDPDSRRSRRIAVTGRGEELLRGLERMRVEAQVRLVEELDAEERELVVRAVGLLGGAARRRAGLR, encoded by the coding sequence ATGCCTGCAAGAGAGGTGCGGATGCGCGGCGAGGAGCGGGAGCGGCTGGCCGAGGACCTGCTCGACGTCTGGCGGGCGGTGCCCTCCGACGTCGTCGCGGCGCTGCAGGGCGCCGAGGGGACCGGCCTGTCGATGCGCGAGTTCGCCGCGCTCTACCTGCTCGCCGAGATCGGCCGGCCCACCCAGCGAGAGCTGGCCGAGCGGATCGGCCGGTCGGACTCGGCGGCCAGCCGGCTGGTCGACCGGCTCGCCCGGCGGGGCCTGGTGCGCCGGGAGGACGACCCGGACAGCCGCCGGTCGCGCCGGATCGCCGTCACCGGGCGGGGCGAGGAGCTGCTCCGCGGGCTGGAGCGGATGCGGGTGGAGGCGCAGGTGCGGCTGGTGGAAGAGCTCGACGCCGAAGAGCGCGAACTGGTGGTCCGGGCGGTGGGGCTGCTCGGCGGCGCCGCGCGCAGGCGCGCCGGGCTGCGCTGA
- a CDS encoding ABC transporter permease, with protein sequence MSGTTAAPPSAPAQAGPAETERGGRLAGALPLGRLRILIGPVLLLALWQAGSATGLIPERTLAAPSTVLATGADLIATGRLQEHLLVSLGRAMTGLAIGVALGTALALTAGLFRLGEDVIDGPMQILRAVPGLALVPLAIVWFGIGEEVKVFLVVFGTTFPVYVNMHAAIRGVDPRYAELARTVGLNRLQLIRRVVLPGALPGFFVGLRFATAISWLVLVVSEQINATSGIGFLMTQARSFAQTDVIVVGLVVYGLLGLASDLLVRFIERKVLSWRRTFEAQ encoded by the coding sequence GTGAGCGGTACGACCGCGGCGCCGCCGAGCGCACCCGCGCAGGCCGGCCCGGCGGAAACCGAGCGCGGCGGCCGGCTCGCCGGGGCGCTCCCGCTCGGGCGGCTGCGGATCCTCATCGGCCCGGTGCTGCTCCTGGCCCTCTGGCAGGCCGGCTCGGCCACCGGGCTGATCCCGGAGCGCACCCTGGCCGCGCCCTCGACGGTGCTGGCCACCGGGGCCGACCTGATCGCCACCGGCCGCCTCCAGGAGCACCTCCTGGTCTCGCTCGGCAGGGCGATGACCGGGCTGGCGATCGGCGTGGCCCTGGGCACCGCGCTCGCCCTGACCGCCGGCCTGTTCCGGCTGGGCGAGGACGTCATCGACGGGCCGATGCAGATCCTGCGCGCCGTCCCGGGGCTGGCCCTGGTCCCGCTGGCCATCGTCTGGTTCGGCATCGGCGAGGAGGTCAAGGTCTTCCTCGTCGTGTTCGGCACGACCTTCCCGGTCTACGTCAACATGCACGCCGCCATCCGGGGCGTCGACCCGCGCTACGCCGAGCTCGCCCGCACCGTCGGGCTCAACCGGCTCCAGCTGATCCGCAGGGTCGTGCTGCCCGGCGCGCTGCCCGGGTTCTTCGTCGGGCTGCGCTTCGCCACCGCGATCTCCTGGCTGGTCCTGGTGGTCAGCGAGCAGATCAACGCAACCAGCGGCATCGGCTTCCTGATGACCCAGGCCCGCTCGTTCGCCCAGACCGACGTGATCGTGGTCGGCCTGGTCGTCTACGGGCTGCTCGGCCTCGCCTCCGACCTGCTCGTCCGCTTCATCGAAAGGAAGGTGCTGTCGTGGCGGCGCACGTTCGAGGCGCAGTGA
- a CDS encoding ABC transporter ATP-binding protein, which translates to MAAHVRGAVIPPAPETGAPAGPGTDPQAPPRVAVDGLVREFAGRRVLDGVDLRIRPGEFVALLGRSGSGKSTLLKILAGLDTGHTGRVEAPERRAVAFQDSRLLPWARVIDNVVLGLPGARARRRGLEALDEVGLSGHARSWPGTLSGGEGQRAALARALVRDPELLLLDEPFGALDALTRLRMHALLRRLCARHEPAVLLVTHDVEEAVLLADRVLVLTDGRISLDAPVHLPERAPRRSPAFADLRDRLLAELGVHADER; encoded by the coding sequence GTGGCGGCGCACGTTCGAGGCGCAGTGATCCCGCCCGCCCCCGAGACCGGGGCCCCGGCCGGCCCCGGAACCGATCCGCAGGCCCCGCCGCGGGTCGCGGTCGACGGGCTGGTCCGCGAGTTCGCCGGGCGGCGCGTCCTGGACGGCGTGGACCTGCGGATCCGCCCCGGGGAGTTCGTCGCGCTGCTGGGCCGCAGCGGGTCGGGCAAGTCGACCCTGCTCAAGATCCTCGCCGGACTGGACACCGGGCACACCGGCCGGGTCGAGGCGCCCGAGCGCCGCGCCGTGGCCTTCCAGGACTCCCGGCTGCTGCCCTGGGCGCGGGTCATCGACAACGTCGTGCTGGGCCTGCCCGGCGCCCGGGCCCGGCGGCGCGGCCTGGAGGCCCTGGACGAGGTCGGCCTCTCCGGGCATGCCCGGTCCTGGCCCGGCACCCTCTCCGGCGGCGAGGGCCAGCGCGCCGCCCTGGCCCGCGCCCTGGTCCGCGACCCCGAACTGCTCCTGCTCGACGAGCCGTTCGGCGCCCTCGACGCGCTGACCAGGCTGCGCATGCACGCCCTGCTGCGCCGGCTGTGCGCCCGGCACGAGCCCGCCGTCCTGCTGGTCACGCACGACGTGGAGGAGGCGGTCCTGCTGGCCGACCGGGTCCTGGTGCTCACCGACGGCCGGATCTCCCTCGACGCCCCGGTGCACCTGCCCGAGCGGGCGCCCCGCCGCTCGCCCGCCTTCGCCGACCTGCGCGACCGCCTCCTCGCCGAGCTCGGCGTGCACGCCGACGAGCGCTGA
- a CDS encoding sulfite exporter TauE/SafE family protein — MAASLLLLLAFGCLTGVTTVLFGFGGGFVIVPAVYGFVLAGPGPGGEAMHIAVATSTAVMIVNSATATAAQLRTGRLRREYVWPLIGFIAVGALLGSLAATWADDAVLHLLFVVYLAVTIADGLFRRGFIARGEGSRPRALGGVATTAGGVGIGAVASFLGVGGSVLTVPLLRRKGLPMADATAMANPLSLPVAVVATAVYGSAAAGASGLAATGRLGYVDLVAAAALLCASLPTIAVVKRLVGRIPDRAHAIAYIALLAAVLGYMALSGLGLGPFPG, encoded by the coding sequence ATGGCCGCTTCCCTCCTGCTCCTCCTCGCGTTCGGCTGCCTCACCGGGGTGACCACGGTGCTGTTCGGCTTCGGCGGCGGGTTCGTGATCGTCCCCGCGGTGTACGGCTTCGTGCTCGCCGGCCCCGGTCCGGGCGGGGAGGCGATGCACATCGCCGTGGCGACCTCGACGGCGGTGATGATCGTCAACTCCGCCACCGCCACCGCCGCCCAGCTGCGCACCGGGCGGCTGCGCCGCGAATACGTGTGGCCGCTGATCGGCTTCATCGCCGTCGGGGCGCTGCTCGGATCGCTCGCCGCGACCTGGGCCGACGACGCGGTGCTGCACCTGCTGTTCGTCGTCTACCTCGCGGTGACCATCGCCGACGGGCTGTTCCGGCGGGGGTTCATCGCCCGCGGGGAGGGCTCCCGGCCGCGCGCCCTGGGCGGGGTGGCGACGACGGCCGGCGGGGTCGGCATCGGGGCGGTGGCCAGCTTCCTCGGGGTGGGCGGCAGTGTGCTGACCGTGCCGCTGCTGCGCCGCAAGGGCCTGCCGATGGCCGATGCCACGGCGATGGCCAATCCGCTCAGCCTGCCGGTCGCGGTGGTGGCCACGGCGGTCTACGGCTCCGCCGCGGCGGGCGCGTCCGGCCTGGCGGCCACCGGGCGGCTGGGCTATGTCGACCTGGTCGCCGCGGCCGCGCTGCTGTGCGCCTCGCTGCCCACGATCGCCGTGGTCAAGCGGCTCGTCGGGCGGATCCCCGACCGGGCGCACGCGATCGCCTACATCGCGCTGCTGGCCGCGGTCCTGGGCTACATGGCGCTGAGCGGGCTGGGCCTCGGCCCCTTCCCCGGCTGA